The following are from one region of the Leptospira selangorensis genome:
- the tsaE gene encoding tRNA (adenosine(37)-N6)-threonylcarbamoyltransferase complex ATPase subunit type 1 TsaE yields the protein MLGRFENLTLDSIEIPVSKLAGILAKVWKEGKFPLLLLSGKMGSGKTTFVSKLVKALLDELKPGLDKSKLFVNSPTYTLMNEYPFSEIQNQLGDPLEIFHFDLYRIGSSEEIPDLGFEEYWNGKGISLIEWWEKAEPEFKDRKFSIKIDLEEADEDTRNLQVEFSGEEWRRSDLQIESFLKSEKIL from the coding sequence ATGTTAGGACGGTTTGAAAATCTTACCTTAGATTCTATAGAAATCCCTGTATCAAAACTCGCAGGGATTCTTGCAAAAGTCTGGAAAGAAGGAAAATTTCCCCTACTTCTTCTATCCGGAAAAATGGGTTCAGGCAAAACCACATTCGTTTCTAAACTTGTAAAAGCTCTATTGGATGAATTAAAACCTGGCTTGGATAAATCTAAACTATTTGTAAATTCTCCTACTTACACTTTGATGAATGAGTATCCATTTTCCGAGATCCAAAACCAACTGGGAGATCCATTAGAGATCTTTCATTTTGACCTGTATCGGATCGGTTCCTCCGAAGAAATTCCTGATCTGGGATTTGAAGAATATTGGAACGGCAAAGGAATTTCTTTGATAGAATGGTGGGAAAAAGCGGAGCCTGAATTTAAAGACAGAAAATTCAGCATCAAGATCGATCTGGAAGAAGCGGACGAAGATACTCGAAATTTGCAGGTTGAGTTTTCTGGAGAAGAATGGAGAAGATCCGATCTACAAATCGAATCCTTCCTGAAGTCGGAGAAAATCTTATGA
- the tsaB gene encoding tRNA (adenosine(37)-N6)-threonylcarbamoyltransferase complex dimerization subunit type 1 TsaB → MTKILFFDATNSWILVGCFLKTEDGKLEKLSEYKELHNRESSLLLIKEISSCLKVSNWEKPDIIVTATGPGSFTGIRISVATARNFSQIWNIPVLGIDSLELYSCQYYAESESPVCVGIEAKQGKIYFGLRDSRGYWGTIDIAPDMIPETIPEDRIGSYLTGIKFSDSPEFFAGTNMKENLPSPEASILEKSGEIKKALAKPEDHSYLQLVPNYLRGTYADDKPKVYYT, encoded by the coding sequence ATGACAAAAATATTATTCTTCGATGCGACTAACTCTTGGATCTTAGTCGGATGTTTTCTTAAAACGGAAGATGGCAAATTAGAAAAACTTTCCGAGTATAAAGAATTACATAATAGGGAATCTTCTCTATTGCTCATAAAAGAAATTTCAAGTTGTTTGAAGGTTTCTAATTGGGAAAAACCTGATATAATAGTTACTGCTACCGGCCCCGGATCTTTTACCGGAATTCGGATCTCAGTGGCAACTGCTCGTAATTTTTCACAGATCTGGAATATTCCGGTTTTGGGAATTGATAGTTTAGAATTGTACTCCTGCCAATATTATGCGGAATCAGAATCACCCGTTTGTGTAGGAATAGAAGCGAAACAAGGAAAAATTTATTTCGGTCTAAGGGACTCCAGAGGTTATTGGGGCACCATAGACATTGCTCCGGATATGATTCCGGAAACCATTCCGGAAGATAGGATAGGCTCTTATCTTACAGGAATTAAATTCAGTGATTCTCCCGAATTTTTTGCGGGAACAAATATGAAAGAAAATCTTCCTTCGCCGGAAGCAAGTATATTGGAAAAGTCCGGCGAGATCAAAAAGGCATTAGCCAAACCGGAAGATCATTCGTATTTACAATTAGTTCCGAATTATCTGAGAGGAACTTACGCTGATGATAAGCCTAAGGTATATTATACATGA